The genomic interval TCCGGAATCGCCGATAGCCTTCAGCATCTCTTCCGAAACGGCTGTTACGCAGGAGGCGTCTTTTGCGTAGGGATCGACGGTGCAGACGACCTCGTGGCCTCGCATCAATGCGGCCTTTTCGATCATATGCCCCATCTTTCCGTAACCGACAAGCGCTATTTTCATTGATCTGCTCCCTCGGGCGTCCAGAGTCCCGGCTTGTCGGGCGTTCCGAAATATCGGGCATGGAGGGCCTTGACCACAATATCGGCCTCGTCGGAGTCGCAGATGAAGCTGATATTCACCTTTGAGGCTCCCTGGCTGATCATCTGGACGTTGATTCCTTCCTGATTGAGCGCGTCGAAGGTCGCGGAAAGGATTTCGCTCGAACGCTTGACGTCGCAAATAACGGTCACTATCGCCTTGCTCTTCCTGATGTCTATGCTCGCGTATTTTTCAAGATCATGGCGGAGGCCTGAAAAGTTCGCCTTGCTGCTGTCGACGGTAAGGGACACGGACACCTCGGAAGTAGCGACCACGTCTACGCTGATGCTGTGAGAGGCGAAGGATTCGAACACCTTCGCGAGAAAACCGTATTGGCCGAGCATGCGGGTGGAAACGATATCGATCAGGGTCACGTTCTTTTTCGACGTAATCGCGCGAACGGGAACCGGCTTGGTTTCATGGCTGGTTACGATGATCGAACCGGGAGCCTCGATGTTATAGGAGTTTTTCACGCGGACAGGGGTTCCCGTCTGGAGGCAGGGCTGCATCGAGCGGGGATGCAGAACCTGAGCGCCGAAATACGCCAGCTCTGCCACCTCGTCGTAGGTCGCGACCGGCACGGTGCGGGCCTCCTTGACGATGCGGGGATCGGTCGTGAGTATTCCGTCGACGTCCTTCCAGGTCTGTACTTCTTCCGCCATCAAAGCCGCGCCGATGAGCGTCGCGGTCAGATCGCTTCCTCCGCGTCCGAGTGTGGTGATGAAGCCCTTGGCATCTTTCGCGATGAAGCCTGTAACGATCGGCATCGGCATGCCGTCGCCCTTTTTGCCTTCGGCATAGGGAGTCAGGTTTTTGCGGATGTTTTCCCATGTCTCCGGGAGAAGATCTGCTCCGGTATATTGAGAATCGCTGATAAAGCCGATATCCCAGGCATCCTTGAATTCGGCCCGCACATTCAGCGTATTCAGATACGACGCCATCAGGCGGACGGAAAGACGCTCGCCGAAGGAGACAAGGTAATCACGCGAACGGGGAGTCACTTCGCGGAGCATGGAAATGCCCGTGAGAAGAGTCCTCAGCTCTGCGAGAAGAAAATCGATTTCCGAAACAGGGATGCCGAGTTCAGCGGCTGTGGTTTTATGGAGTTTTTCGATCGCGTCGACACTCACCTTGCCGTTCAAGGCATCGTCCGCCGCGGCGAGAAGGTCGTCGGTGGTGTCGCCCATTGCCGAAAGCACGACGATCGGACGGCGATTTTCAAAACTGCGGATGATTCCCGCGACATGACGGATCCGCTCTGCATTTGCAACGGACGACCCGCCGAATTTCATAACAATCATGACTTCCCCCGAAATCTTATAATTATTCACTGTAAAGCAAAACTTATGAATAAATATACCAAACTGCGGCAAGTTATACAATACCATCTTGTACCCGCATTACGCACATGGTAGAGTAGCGTATGAAAATTTCGGAACGCAGCCTCGTACTGTATAAAACCCAAGCCGCAGTCGTAACCGGCTTATCTGGAGATAAAATCGATATTGAAACGCCGGGAGGATCGAAAAAAGTCCGCGAAAAGGACGTCGAACTCCTCCACATCGGCCCGGTGAAGAATCTCGACTCCGTTCTTCGCTCGAAAGTTCCTGAAGCCGACCTGACGGAAGCTTTTCTTTTTTTTCAGGGAGAAAGTCCTGCGCTGCAGGATATTATCGAGCTGGTCTGGGGCGCCTGCCCCGCTGAACAATGGTGGCCGATATGGCAATATCTCAGCGCATCATTCGAGTTCGTCTGCAAAAGTCCTGAATCACCCGTTTCAACGAGAACACCGGATGAAGTCCAGACGCTGAAAAACCGCTCTCGCGCGAAAGAAATGGAAGAAACGGAACGGGCAGCCTTCCTCGCGCGGCTCAAGGAAGTGCAAAACGGCAAACGGGAAACCCTCGATGCCGACGATTTCAGATATCTTCAGGAAGTCGAAGCGTTCGCCCTCGGGAAAACCGATAAATCCAAAATTTTGAAAGACTCGGGCATCGCCGAAGATCAAGCGTCGGCCCACGATATTATGTTGAAAACAGGCTACTGGAAGACTCACTTTAATCCCTGGCCCGCGCGCCATGGCTGCAGTTTGAAATCCGCATCGGTTCCGGTCAGCGCGCCGGATGATTCAAAAGAGCGCCTCGATTTGACCGCCCTCGATTCATGGGCGATCGATAACGAATGGAGCAGCGATCCGGACGACGCAGTTTCAATAGAAGGCGACATTCTGTGGGTTCACGTCGCCGATCCTGCGGCCACAGTCGTTCCCGACTCGAGCGCCGACAAGGAAGCCCGTTCCCGGGGATCTACCCTCTATGTTCCCGAAGGCGCCTCGCGCATGCTCCATGAAGACTCTCTCGGGTTTTACGCCCTCGGTTTGACGGAAACATCGCGGGCTCTTTCATTCAGAATACGCTTCACCGAAACCGGCGCAATAGAAGAAGCCTCGATCCATAGAACTCTGGTGAAAGTAACCCGCCTCACCTACCGCCAGGCCACGGAAAGAAAGGACGAAAGCGGCCTGGCTCCCTTATTCGCCATAGCCAGAAGGAACATCGAAAGACGCAACGCCGCGGGAGCCGTTCAAATAGATTTGCCTGAGGTGCATTACTCGGTGAAGATGCCGGATGAGGGCGAACCGATCGTTTCGATAGAGCCTGTAGCGGAAGAAGAAGCGGCGGACATGGTCAGGGAAATGATGCTGCTCGCCGGCGAAGCTGCTGCCCGCTTCGCCTTTAAAAACAAGATTCCGTTTCAATATGTGAGCCAGGAAGCTCCTGAAATCCCCAAAGACCTGCCGGAAGGGCTCGCCGGAGAATACCGGAAACGCCGCGGAATGAGGTCGAGAAAGGTCGGAACAATCCCCGCGGATCACGCAGGCCTCGGCCTGGGAATGTACAGCCAGGTGACCAGCCCCTTGCGGCGGTACGGAGACCTGGTCTCGCACCAGCAGCTCCATCTGTTTCTGGACAAAAAGCCCCTCATGGATACCGACGATATGCTGACCCGAATCGCCGCGGGCGATTCGGCCGCCCGCGAATGCACGCTGGCTGAACGCGAAAGCAATATGCATTGGACTCTTGTCCGCCTATCACAAAACCCGCAATGGACGGGAACCGCCGTCGTTGTCGAGAAAAACGGCCCGCAGGCCGTAATCATGATTCCCGAACTTGCCCGGGAAGCGCGAATCAATCTCAGAGATGACGCGCCCTTGAACAGCACGCTTGCCGTTCGTGCGGGCAACATACATCTATCTTCGCAAAGCGTAACTTTCATCCCCGTAGAAGACTGACCTTCCGAAAACGAACGAAACCGGACATAAAAAAACCGGGACCCCGTAAAGGGTCCCGGTTCGACAGGAACGCGCTTTTTTGCAATTTCTATTCAGAATATCTGCCGCCGGGGGATCGCTTGGCTTACCCCCGGAAAACCGAAAATCCGAACAATCTATCAGCTTATTCCGATTTTACGTCGTCGCAGATGCTGCGCTCGGTTTCTTTGTCGAAGAACTTCGCCTTCTCCATAAGAGGTTCGAAGTTGACAGTGTCGCCGATCTGGAAAATGATGTCGGGAGAGCAGCGGGCGATAACTTGCTGGTTCTTGGTAGCAAGATACAGGTGGGTTTCGGCTCCGAGGGGCTCCTTGACGGAAACCTTCATCTGCATATTGTTCTTTCCTGCGGGTGACTTGAGATAGGTCATGTCTTCCGGGCGGATTCCGAAATATACTTCCTTGCCGATGTAGTCCTTGAGGATCTTCTGTTGGTCTGCGGTAGGAACGAGCTCGAAAGAGCCTTCGTCTGCGACCAGCTGTCCGCCCTTCTCGAGGATCTTCACGGAGAGGAAGTTCATGGGCGGGGATCCGATGAATCCGGCTACGAACTTGTTGATAGGATGATTGTAGAGATACAGCGGAGAGCCGATCTGCTGAACTTTTCCGTCCTTCATAACGACGATCTTGTCGCCCATGGTCATGGCTTCTACCTGATCGTGGGTTACGTAGATCATGGTTGCCTTGAGGCGGTTGTGAAGATCGGAGATCTCCGCGCGCATCTGAACGCGGAGCTTCGCGTCGAGGTTGGAAAGGGGCTCGTCGAAAAGGAATACCTTGGGATTGCGCACGATCGCGCGGCCTACGGCGACGCGCTGGCGCTGACCGCCGGAAAGAGCCTTCGGCTTGCGGTCGAGGAGCTTTTCGATATCGAGGATGCGGGCGGCTTCGTTAACGCGGCGCTCGATTTCCTTCTTGTCGGTCTTGCGGATCTTGAGACCGAAGGCCATGTTGTCGTATACGGTCATGTGGGGATACAAGGCATAGTTCTGGAAAACCATCGCGATGTTGCGGTCTTTGGGAGGAACATCGTTCATCCTCTCGCCGTCGATGAACAGTTCGCCTTCGGAAATTTCTTCCAGACCGGCAACCATTCGAAGGGTTGTGGACTTTCCGCAACCGGACGGTCCGACGAATACGACGAATTCCTGATCGTCGACCACGATGTTGGCATTATCCACGGCGCGCACGTTGCCATCGTACACTTTGCCGATGCCTTTAAGTTCTACCTTTGCCATTTAAGGCCTCCTTGGGAGTTATCTTATTAGGACTATTTTACGGTCAATATCGCCGGTTGTCAAACAAAAAGTTCGGCAATTCTTGAAATGAACGGATCGAGCAGCACGAACAGGGTAAGGATGATCAGGCCGGGCAGATAGTTCGCCGTTTTCAGTTTTTTCAGTTCGAGAAGGTTGATTCCGATCATGATGACCAGAGCGCCTCCGAGTCCGGTCAGTTCAGAAATCATCTGCTCCGAGACCCAGGGCTTGATCCATTCTGAAAGCAGCGTCAACGCGCCCTGATACGCTAACAGGGAAAGAGCCGAGAAAGCGGTGCCGATTCCCATCGCGGCGCTGAATACGATCGCCATGAAGCCGTCAAGAACTGATTTGGTGTACAAGATCGTATAGTCGCCCTCGGTACCGGCCTTGAACGAACCGACTATAGCCATCGCTCCGACGCAGAAGAGCACCGACGCGTTGAGAAACGCGTAGGCGAACCGGGATTCTTCCGGAACCGCCGCGGAATCTGAAGAAAGCTCGCCCTCGGACTGCGCGGATGCTTTTGCCCGAGCCTTCTTTTTACCTCCCCCGAAATGGTATTCGAGGAATCTGCCGAAGGCGAGGATCTTTCCGTCGATGTCCCACCATGCGCCCAACAGCCCGCCGATGATCAGCGAGAGCGCCATATAGATGATGTTCTGGGTTTTAAAGGCCATCTGCATGCCGATAACCAGGGTGATTACGCCCGCGGCTGATGAGATGACCGACGAAATTTCGGCAGTGATTTTACGGGCGAACAGAATACCGGCCATTGTGCCTAAAATGACGGCAATGCAGTTTACGAATGTAGCTATCATGATACTATCGATAGTATCGAGGGGCTATCGAACTGTCAATGCGAGAGCCGTCGATGAGAGAGCCGTCAAGCCCTGGAGAACCTCTTGCGGGAAGCGAAAAAGATTCCGATTCCGACGAGGGGACACAAACTGAACAGCACGAACAGAGGCCGGTAACCAAGGGAGTCAATGATGATTCCGCCGCCGATATTTCCCAGAACCGAAGCGAGTCCGACCGAGACCGATGTATACAGAGTCAGGCCGACCACCATGAGCCGCTTGGGAGCGCGTTCGGAGACGAAAACCACCGCTGCCGGATGGAAAAGGCCGAAACAGACGGAGTGAAACAGCTGTCCAGCAACCGCGCCTCCAAAGGATGGGAACACGGCGTATACCAGATTCCGCACGGTAATAGCCGCGAGCGAAAGCAGCAGAATCCGCTTGGTGCCCCACCGCCGGATGAACCAGCCTGAAAGAAACATGAACGGCACTTCTGCCGCGGCCGACAGCGCCCAAAGACCGGCGTAGGACTGCAGATGAAGGTATTCCTGCACATACAGCGAAAAGAAGCGCTGGGTCGGCGTCATGCCGAGAAAACCGAAAAAGATAAGTGAAATGCCGGCCCAGAAAGCGGGAGGAAATTCTGAAAGCATTTTCACCCCCCGTTCTGAAGCGGGAGATTCAATGCTTACGGGGGCTTCAGGATATTTCTTCAGCAAACCGGGCAGCAGGAGAACCGACAGAGAAAAGAGAATCGCCGGGAAGCCTATCCAAAAGGCGATCGAAGCCGGGGATTCGGCATTCACTAATGGAGTGAACTGGAGAAGGAGGGTGATGCAGACGAAGCCGATGCTTCCCATAACCCGCACTTTTCCGTAATTGACGCCGTCGTGGGCGAGGATGCGGTTTACCAGGGCGTCGGCGACGGGAACGGCGCCCTTATAGCCAAGAGCGAACAGAGACAAAACAAGGGCGGTCGCCCATGCGTTCCTGAAGGCAACCAGAGGAGGCAATACTGCGGCCATTAGCAGCCCCAGGAGGATCATCACCTGGCCGTAGTTTCCTTTCCGGTCCACGCGGGAACTGATGAATATCGGGAAGACGAGTCCAGCGGCTTCGAAAAGCCCCTGCAAAAAACCGATCATGGTGGCTGTATAGCCCAAGCGGAATAAAAGAATCGGGAGATATGCGTTCACCACGCCGTAGACGCTGAAAAGAAGAAACAGAGGCAAACCCATCAACATGCTTAAATCTCCACTCCGAGAAACTGTTTCACGAGAACGCCGACGCCGAAGGAAAGCAGAGTGACGCCGAGGCTCACCGCAAGCATTTCGAGGAAATGCCGGCGGAACGGGAGATCCCTCGCGGTGCACAAATAGAAATTGAAGCCGAGAATAATGACGACGACGATCGCCAGGGTGATCGCAAGGGCTGCGATAAAGTTTGCGGTCAGAAAGAACGGCAGAACGAGCAGAACCACGGTAACCAGATACGCGCCGCCGGTATAAAGGGCGGACTTGCCCGGCTTCACCG from Teretinema zuelzerae carries:
- a CDS encoding aspartate kinase, encoding MIVMKFGGSSVANAERIRHVAGIIRSFENRRPIVVLSAMGDTTDDLLAAADDALNGKVSVDAIEKLHKTTAAELGIPVSEIDFLLAELRTLLTGISMLREVTPRSRDYLVSFGERLSVRLMASYLNTLNVRAEFKDAWDIGFISDSQYTGADLLPETWENIRKNLTPYAEGKKGDGMPMPIVTGFIAKDAKGFITTLGRGGSDLTATLIGAALMAEEVQTWKDVDGILTTDPRIVKEARTVPVATYDEVAELAYFGAQVLHPRSMQPCLQTGTPVRVKNSYNIEAPGSIIVTSHETKPVPVRAITSKKNVTLIDIVSTRMLGQYGFLAKVFESFASHSISVDVVATSEVSVSLTVDSSKANFSGLRHDLEKYASIDIRKSKAIVTVICDVKRSSEILSATFDALNQEGINVQMISQGASKVNISFICDSDEADIVVKALHARYFGTPDKPGLWTPEGADQ
- a CDS encoding RNB domain-containing ribonuclease codes for the protein MKISERSLVLYKTQAAVVTGLSGDKIDIETPGGSKKVREKDVELLHIGPVKNLDSVLRSKVPEADLTEAFLFFQGESPALQDIIELVWGACPAEQWWPIWQYLSASFEFVCKSPESPVSTRTPDEVQTLKNRSRAKEMEETERAAFLARLKEVQNGKRETLDADDFRYLQEVEAFALGKTDKSKILKDSGIAEDQASAHDIMLKTGYWKTHFNPWPARHGCSLKSASVPVSAPDDSKERLDLTALDSWAIDNEWSSDPDDAVSIEGDILWVHVADPAATVVPDSSADKEARSRGSTLYVPEGASRMLHEDSLGFYALGLTETSRALSFRIRFTETGAIEEASIHRTLVKVTRLTYRQATERKDESGLAPLFAIARRNIERRNAAGAVQIDLPEVHYSVKMPDEGEPIVSIEPVAEEEAADMVREMMLLAGEAAARFAFKNKIPFQYVSQEAPEIPKDLPEGLAGEYRKRRGMRSRKVGTIPADHAGLGLGMYSQVTSPLRRYGDLVSHQQLHLFLDKKPLMDTDDMLTRIAAGDSAARECTLAERESNMHWTLVRLSQNPQWTGTAVVVEKNGPQAVIMIPELAREARINLRDDAPLNSTLAVRAGNIHLSSQSVTFIPVED
- a CDS encoding MFS transporter is translated as MLMGLPLFLLFSVYGVVNAYLPILLFRLGYTATMIGFLQGLFEAAGLVFPIFISSRVDRKGNYGQVMILLGLLMAAVLPPLVAFRNAWATALVLSLFALGYKGAVPVADALVNRILAHDGVNYGKVRVMGSIGFVCITLLLQFTPLVNAESPASIAFWIGFPAILFSLSVLLLPGLLKKYPEAPVSIESPASERGVKMLSEFPPAFWAGISLIFFGFLGMTPTQRFFSLYVQEYLHLQSYAGLWALSAAAEVPFMFLSGWFIRRWGTKRILLLSLAAITVRNLVYAVFPSFGGAVAGQLFHSVCFGLFHPAAVVFVSERAPKRLMVVGLTLYTSVSVGLASVLGNIGGGIIIDSLGYRPLFVLFSLCPLVGIGIFFASRKRFSRA
- a CDS encoding ABC transporter ATP-binding protein, which codes for MAKVELKGIGKVYDGNVRAVDNANIVVDDQEFVVFVGPSGCGKSTTLRMVAGLEEISEGELFIDGERMNDVPPKDRNIAMVFQNYALYPHMTVYDNMAFGLKIRKTDKKEIERRVNEAARILDIEKLLDRKPKALSGGQRQRVAVGRAIVRNPKVFLFDEPLSNLDAKLRVQMRAEISDLHNRLKATMIYVTHDQVEAMTMGDKIVVMKDGKVQQIGSPLYLYNHPINKFVAGFIGSPPMNFLSVKILEKGGQLVADEGSFELVPTADQQKILKDYIGKEVYFGIRPEDMTYLKSPAGKNNMQMKVSVKEPLGAETHLYLATKNQQVIARCSPDIIFQIGDTVNFEPLMEKAKFFDKETERSICDDVKSE
- a CDS encoding DUF554 domain-containing protein; translation: MIATFVNCIAVILGTMAGILFARKITAEISSVISSAAGVITLVIGMQMAFKTQNIIYMALSLIIGGLLGAWWDIDGKILAFGRFLEYHFGGGKKKARAKASAQSEGELSSDSAAVPEESRFAYAFLNASVLFCVGAMAIVGSFKAGTEGDYTILYTKSVLDGFMAIVFSAAMGIGTAFSALSLLAYQGALTLLSEWIKPWVSEQMISELTGLGGALVIMIGINLLELKKLKTANYLPGLIILTLFVLLDPFISRIAELFV